A genomic segment from Acidobacteriota bacterium encodes:
- a CDS encoding VWA domain-containing protein: protein MPVMVPPRVSTSRRVAARHLVPFLTIALGLVAVAAPQDTVFRSAVDLIAVDVQVVDRDGIPVGEIGPESFTVSINGAPRRVISAQFVRQAESSTVGLKGAKAMPRAAVDVAPVSETGRTFILAVDNSSFAPGTTGPAMEAAQHFIDALDPHDKIGLYVYPSGPRLEPTTERARIRSDLARVTGEKWMPHSRFNLAPSEVIDMTAALGMGIQTRQNVIALDGTIPGAPGSGQQSTLIPPDWDTVVRVMRRECPGQADCASNILNDVASLAPHLENQAATSLNGLGALLRGLAEMPGRKAVVLVSAGVLVSDRKDGRPDVGDMSRVLGQIAAMANATVYSVQVESASSMSIASTRLATSANNRDRLLYGNWLDEFSAAAGGTRIYVPVGAGGFAFDRVLRETSAHYLLGVQPEESDRDGRPRQLKVKVARPGVNVQSRQWVVIPAKNRAD from the coding sequence ATGCCCGTCATGGTGCCGCCACGCGTCTCTACATCGCGCCGGGTTGCCGCCCGGCATCTCGTTCCGTTTCTGACGATCGCGCTCGGCTTGGTGGCCGTGGCCGCGCCGCAGGACACCGTCTTCCGGTCGGCCGTCGATCTCATCGCGGTGGACGTGCAGGTCGTCGATCGCGACGGCATCCCCGTGGGAGAGATCGGCCCGGAGTCGTTCACCGTCTCGATCAACGGCGCGCCCAGGCGCGTCATCTCCGCGCAATTCGTCCGCCAGGCGGAGTCGAGCACCGTCGGCCTGAAGGGCGCGAAGGCTATGCCGCGCGCGGCGGTCGACGTGGCGCCCGTCTCGGAAACGGGCCGCACCTTCATCCTCGCGGTGGACAACAGCAGCTTCGCACCGGGCACCACGGGGCCGGCGATGGAAGCCGCACAGCACTTCATCGACGCGCTGGATCCGCACGACAAGATCGGGCTCTACGTCTATCCCTCCGGGCCGCGGCTCGAGCCGACGACCGAGCGCGCCAGGATCCGCTCGGACCTGGCCCGGGTGACGGGCGAGAAGTGGATGCCGCACAGCCGGTTCAACCTCGCGCCCTCCGAGGTCATCGACATGACGGCGGCGCTCGGGATGGGGATCCAGACCCGCCAGAACGTCATTGCGCTCGACGGCACCATCCCGGGTGCACCGGGGTCGGGTCAGCAGAGCACGCTCATCCCGCCGGACTGGGACACCGTCGTCCGCGTCATGCGCCGGGAATGCCCCGGCCAGGCCGACTGCGCGTCGAACATCCTCAACGACGTGGCGTCGCTCGCGCCGCACCTCGAGAACCAGGCGGCGACGAGCCTCAACGGCCTGGGCGCGCTCTTGCGCGGCCTTGCCGAGATGCCAGGACGCAAGGCGGTGGTGCTCGTGAGCGCCGGCGTGCTCGTCAGCGACCGCAAGGATGGTCGTCCTGACGTCGGCGACATGTCGCGCGTGCTGGGGCAGATCGCCGCCATGGCCAACGCGACCGTGTATTCCGTCCAGGTGGAGAGCGCGAGCTCGATGTCGATCGCGTCGACGCGCCTGGCGACGTCGGCCAACAACCGCGACCGGTTGCTCTACGGCAACTGGCTCGACGAGTTCTCGGCCGCGGCGGGCGGCACGCGAATCTACGTCCCGGTCGGCGCGGGCGGGTTCGCGTTCGACCGCGTGCTCCGCGAGACGTCCGCCCACTACCTCTTGGGCGTCCAGCCCGAGGAATCCGACCGCGACGGCCGCCCCCGCCAGTTGAAGGTGAAGGTCGCGCGTCCCGGCGTG